From a region of the Mucilaginibacter auburnensis genome:
- a CDS encoding CDP-alcohol phosphatidyltransferase family protein — MSKPISYYMVNGISLYRMVAVPLLIWLALSNQFYLFKWLITLGFFTDAVDGYLARRFGVNSRLGAMLDSIADDLNMGAAIVGLYIFNPDFFMNERVTLLILAGLYLAQNALALIKYKQLTSFHTYMAKTAAVLQGLFVIGFFFMGEPIYWLFYIAAAVTATGLIEEIILILRLEHSQNDIKGLFWLRKTQAK; from the coding sequence ATGAGTAAGCCCATAAGTTATTACATGGTGAATGGCATTAGCCTGTACCGCATGGTAGCGGTGCCGCTGCTTATATGGCTGGCTTTGAGTAACCAGTTTTACCTTTTTAAATGGCTGATAACTTTAGGCTTTTTTACCGATGCTGTTGATGGTTATCTGGCCCGCCGCTTCGGTGTTAACAGTCGCTTAGGTGCTATGCTTGACTCAATTGCCGATGACCTTAACATGGGTGCCGCTATTGTTGGCTTGTACATATTCAATCCTGACTTTTTTATGAATGAGCGTGTTACACTCCTGATTTTAGCAGGACTTTACCTGGCTCAGAATGCGCTGGCACTTATTAAATACAAGCAGCTAACCAGTTTCCATACTTATATGGCCAAAACGGCCGCGGTGCTTCAGGGCCTGTTTGTTATAGGCTTTTTCTTTATGGGCGAGCCGATATACTGGTTATTTTATATTGCCGCGGCAGTCACAGCCACCGGGTTGATAGAAGAGATCATCCTCATTTTACGCCTTGAGCATTCGCAAAATGATATTAAAGGCCTGTTTTGGTTACGCAAAACGCAGGCTAAATAA
- the rpsJ gene encoding 30S ribosomal protein S10, with amino-acid sequence MSQRIRIKLKSYDYNLVDKSAEKIVKTVKPTGAVVSGPLPLPTEKKIFTVLRSPHVNKKAREQFQLCSYKRLLDIYSSNSKTVDALMKLELPSGVEVEIKV; translated from the coding sequence ATGAGCCAAAGAATCAGAATCAAATTAAAATCTTACGATTACAACCTGGTTGACAAATCAGCAGAGAAGATCGTAAAAACAGTAAAGCCTACTGGCGCTGTAGTGAGCGGACCGCTTCCGTTACCAACTGAAAAGAAGATCTTTACAGTATTGCGTTCACCGCACGTTAACAAAAAAGCACGCGAGCAGTTCCAACTATGCTCTTACAAACGCTTGTTAGACATTTACAGCTCTAACTCAAAAACTGTTGACGCTTTAATGAAGCTTGAATTGCCAAGCGGTGTTGAAGTTGAGATCAAAGTGTGA
- a CDS encoding DUF922 domain-containing protein — MNDLLSRFYLTFFTVVIAVCCASFIIHDDIILVDEPFPFKPHGFYISNVTNGLPEKENIAIVAVRDKNARPVLKEAGLQGGTALAVSRFVARNLEKDVNALPVSMAIKNIKLTESILPNGSIDGKVTLSLSFSQTKNYGTMELLNYSGGVHYIRSVNNDKVIEAQLRNAIKAGLMYFNNWMQINLPVNPRLAKSVKFNFTNYADKIEGDTIYYSTARPLTWKDFQSKIRPDGPFEATVMPGFGYDLKEDVKDGVINVSIALKTYVAKTDCWVGGTRNAYALNHEQRHFDIARIITSYYQQKIINADLTPDTYQAFINMQYLDSYREMNAMQRAYDKETRHGLDVYTQTEWNKKIDKLLTE, encoded by the coding sequence ATGAACGATCTATTAAGCAGGTTTTATTTAACATTTTTTACGGTGGTGATTGCTGTTTGTTGCGCTTCATTCATTATTCATGATGACATTATTTTGGTTGATGAGCCATTTCCATTTAAACCACATGGGTTTTACATTAGCAACGTCACCAATGGACTACCTGAAAAAGAAAACATAGCTATTGTAGCAGTAAGGGATAAAAATGCAAGGCCTGTTTTAAAGGAAGCCGGTCTGCAGGGTGGTACCGCGTTAGCAGTTTCCCGGTTTGTTGCACGCAATTTAGAAAAGGACGTTAATGCCCTGCCTGTGAGTATGGCCATTAAAAATATAAAGCTTACGGAGAGCATTTTACCCAATGGCAGTATAGATGGAAAAGTTACGCTTAGTTTGTCGTTCAGCCAAACAAAAAATTATGGTACGATGGAATTGTTGAATTACAGTGGCGGTGTACATTATATACGATCTGTAAATAATGATAAGGTTATTGAGGCGCAGCTGCGTAACGCTATAAAAGCGGGATTGATGTATTTCAATAACTGGATGCAGATCAACCTGCCGGTTAACCCCAGGTTGGCTAAGTCTGTAAAATTCAATTTTACTAACTACGCTGACAAAATTGAAGGCGATACCATTTATTATTCGACTGCGCGACCGCTTACCTGGAAAGATTTTCAGTCAAAAATACGACCAGATGGCCCGTTTGAGGCAACGGTTATGCCTGGCTTTGGTTATGACCTGAAGGAAGATGTAAAAGATGGTGTCATCAATGTAAGCATCGCCCTAAAAACATATGTTGCTAAAACCGATTGTTGGGTTGGCGGTACACGTAACGCTTATGCGCTTAACCATGAGCAACGGCATTTTGATATTGCCCGCATTATAACGAGTTATTATCAGCAGAAAATAATAAATGCCGACTTAACGCCCGATACTTATCAGGCTTTTATTAATATGCAATACCTTGATTCTTATCGTGAAATGAATGCCATGCAGCGGGCGTATGATAAAGAAACCCGGCATGGCCTGGATGTATACACTCAAACTGAATGGAATAAAAAAATAGATAAGCTATTAACCGAATAG
- a CDS encoding prephenate dehydrogenase, with protein sequence MNIGIIGLGDMGRLYAKAFAKVGNTVFGCDLPANRLRLEQELAPHHIDVLENGKEVAQNADLLIYSVEAERLDGVVAQYAQYTKPGAIVAGQTSVKTPEIAAFEKHLPANAQIVTFHGMHGPAFDPKGQTLILIPHRADEDARQRMLDLFTAIGSKIVELADYHEHDKIVADTQAVTHVGFESMGTAWMSAGFFPWENASYIGGIDNVKILTTLRIFSYKAHVYAGLAIMNPYAKQQVRQYAVSESELFKLMIQEEEDAFRKRLYRARDFVFHESRKPIMLNDKVMQEFSLSQNHELQKPNSHLSILSMVDAWYHLGVNPYDNLICQTPPFRLRLGIAEYLFKNDELLEESIQAALYDKSIRGDDLEFHSAVREWSSIIGYGDMEGYKKHFNKVQNFFQHRLEDGKQQSAELIRRLMME encoded by the coding sequence ATGAACATAGGTATTATTGGTTTGGGTGATATGGGGCGTTTGTATGCCAAAGCTTTCGCAAAAGTTGGCAACACCGTGTTCGGTTGCGACCTGCCCGCCAATCGTTTGAGGTTGGAGCAGGAACTTGCTCCGCACCATATTGATGTATTGGAAAACGGGAAAGAAGTTGCTCAAAACGCAGATCTGCTTATTTATTCTGTTGAAGCCGAAAGGCTGGACGGAGTAGTGGCGCAATATGCGCAGTATACCAAACCAGGCGCCATAGTTGCCGGGCAAACCTCTGTAAAAACACCTGAAATAGCCGCTTTTGAAAAGCACCTACCTGCTAATGCTCAAATAGTAACCTTCCATGGTATGCACGGCCCTGCTTTTGATCCTAAAGGCCAAACGCTTATACTTATACCACACAGGGCAGATGAAGATGCCCGCCAACGAATGCTGGACCTGTTCACAGCCATCGGCTCAAAAATTGTTGAGCTGGCCGATTACCATGAGCATGATAAAATTGTTGCCGATACGCAAGCTGTTACCCACGTAGGTTTTGAAAGCATGGGTACTGCATGGATGTCGGCAGGATTTTTTCCATGGGAAAATGCTTCCTATATAGGCGGTATTGACAATGTTAAAATATTGACCACACTGCGCATATTCAGTTACAAGGCGCACGTATATGCCGGCCTGGCTATCATGAACCCATATGCCAAACAGCAGGTAAGGCAATACGCGGTGTCTGAATCAGAACTGTTTAAGCTGATGATACAGGAAGAGGAAGACGCTTTTAGAAAACGTCTTTACCGTGCCCGCGATTTTGTTTTTCACGAAAGCCGTAAACCCATAATGCTGAATGATAAGGTGATGCAGGAGTTTTCCCTCTCGCAAAACCACGAGTTGCAAAAGCCTAACTCGCACCTTAGTATTTTGAGTATGGTTGATGCCTGGTACCATTTAGGCGTAAACCCCTATGATAACCTGATCTGCCAAACACCGCCTTTCCGTTTACGCTTAGGTATTGCCGAGTATTTGTTTAAAAATGATGAGTTGTTGGAAGAGTCAATACAAGCGGCATTATATGATAAATCTATCCGTGGTGATGACCTGGAATTCCATTCGGCCGTGCGCGAGTGGTCGTCAATTATAGGTTACGGCGATATGGAAGGCTATAAAAAGCATTTCAATAAGGTACAGAACTTCTTTCAACACAGACTGGAAGATGGGAAACAGCAAAGCGCTGAATTGATACGCAGGTTGATGATGGAGTAG
- a CDS encoding DUF92 domain-containing protein, translating into MPITDSIVYLTLLLAGVWSYSSGKLTMAGSITGAVTGLVIFKGAGLSCFLMLTSFFVLGSAATKWKRDKKAVMNATDAHQGRRTAAQVVANSGVAVLLSLYALWKPDELIIIQLMIAGSFAAATADTLSSELGTVYGKRFYNVISFNKETAGLDGVVSLEGTLIGIVGAFIITAVNSFFSGWSNLLCIVIGGFTGNLVDSILGATLERNGLMGNNVVNFLNTVVGAVVCWACNYI; encoded by the coding sequence ATGCCCATTACCGACTCCATTGTATACCTCACGCTGCTATTGGCCGGTGTTTGGAGTTATTCCTCGGGTAAGCTTACCATGGCTGGCAGCATAACGGGGGCCGTTACTGGTCTGGTAATTTTTAAGGGAGCAGGATTGTCTTGCTTCCTGATGCTTACTTCATTTTTTGTCCTTGGTTCAGCAGCTACAAAATGGAAGCGTGATAAAAAAGCTGTAATGAACGCAACGGATGCGCACCAAGGCCGCCGTACCGCCGCACAGGTGGTGGCCAACAGCGGTGTAGCTGTATTGTTATCGTTATATGCCTTATGGAAGCCGGACGAACTTATCATTATCCAACTCATGATTGCCGGCAGCTTTGCAGCTGCTACAGCAGATACACTCTCATCTGAACTGGGTACAGTTTATGGCAAACGCTTTTATAACGTTATCAGCTTCAATAAAGAAACAGCCGGATTAGATGGAGTGGTGAGTTTGGAAGGAACGTTAATTGGCATTGTGGGTGCATTTATAATAACCGCTGTTAATAGCTTCTTTAGCGGTTGGAGCAATTTACTTTGCATAGTTATTGGCGGATTTACAGGCAACCTTGTTGATTCGATACTTGGAGCAACTTTAGAGCGAAACGGATTAATGGGAAATAATGTGGTTAATTTTTTGAATACGGTTGTTGGAGCAGTGGTGTGTTGGGCTTGTAACTATATTTAA
- a CDS encoding acyl-CoA thioesterase — translation MNFYTRKWVKPEDLNAHGTLFGGRLLAWIDEEAAIYTIVQLGTNRCVTKYMSEINFINSAKQGDIVELGIKAIRFGTTSLTLQCEVRNKITQKTILTIDKIVFVAVDADGQPLAHGRTEIRYTDERLRE, via the coding sequence ATGAATTTCTACACACGTAAATGGGTAAAGCCCGAGGATTTGAACGCGCACGGAACCTTATTTGGCGGCAGACTGCTGGCCTGGATAGATGAGGAAGCAGCAATATATACCATAGTTCAATTGGGCACTAACCGCTGCGTGACTAAATATATGTCTGAGATCAATTTTATTAATTCCGCCAAACAGGGTGATATTGTTGAATTGGGCATCAAGGCTATCCGGTTTGGCACCACTTCGCTAACACTTCAGTGCGAAGTGCGAAATAAGATCACTCAAAAAACCATACTGACTATTGATAAGATTGTTTTTGTAGCGGTAGATGCAGATGGACAGCCATTAGCGCATGGACGCACGGAGATAAGATATACCGATGAGCGTTTGCGTGAGTAG
- a CDS encoding PAS domain S-box protein: protein MPENYNSENTVLPFLQGGGSMGELIRRYNWETTPVGEPLNWPVQLKQQTGILLNSLSPMLICWGAELTQLYNDAFMQLFGQIKHPAALGKPFFQTYAEAQDVLQPIIKKVLQGEAFAYPDFKLGLNNNGSIEEVYLDFSCTPITDEYMNVHGVLMICFETTASLSDLKDAQQSNKEISRSNRELVTDNEQLSGSQQNLRRIVYELAESEHRIRSIIDNAPFPIGVYLGADLRVSLANQAIIDVWGKGPNVIGKPYKEILPELVNQAVFEQLDAVYRTGKTFHARNQQLDLVVNGLSTTSYFNYSFNALRDQEGKIYGVMNTAADVTDAVVARQRVEEASDELAALNEELAASNEEMQSVNEELQSVNEELASTNEELNESRQQLEAANEELAASMSRLRMAIESTGLGTWEYIPTTGELFWSTELREIYGMSASEPATMEGFDAHIHPDDYVWVHQHIASAMSPATGGRYDLNYRITRFDNNEIRWIKVQGSVYFENEQPVRFIGTAFDITEMKLAEEQTAKLAAIIASSDDAIISKNFDSIITSWNTSAERIFGYTADEMLGESLYKLIPADRHHEEPLILSSVREGKRVQHFETKRLTKDGRLIDVSVTVSPIRDKQGNIIGLSKIARDITERKLDEIRKNDFIGMVSHELKTPLTSLSAILQVTKAKLNNSDDAFLAGAMQKANLQVKRMTAMINGFLNISRLESGKILIQKQAFDLAKLIAGVVDEVKVTATTHTIIIKDCQEIEVNADEDKIQSVISNLISNAIKYSPIGSEVQVSCAMFNNEAVVGIKDQGIGIKPADAERIFDRYYRVETLDTKHISGFGIGLYLSAEIIQHHNGRIWLDSEPGKGSTFYFSLPLLNV from the coding sequence ATGCCTGAAAATTATAATAGCGAAAATACCGTACTACCATTTCTGCAAGGTGGTGGCTCCATGGGAGAACTCATCAGACGATATAATTGGGAAACAACTCCTGTTGGTGAGCCGTTAAACTGGCCGGTTCAATTAAAACAGCAGACCGGTATTTTGCTCAACTCGCTTTCTCCTATGTTGATATGTTGGGGTGCTGAGCTAACGCAGCTGTATAACGACGCTTTTATGCAACTGTTCGGGCAGATCAAGCATCCCGCAGCCTTAGGCAAACCATTTTTCCAAACTTATGCCGAGGCTCAGGATGTGCTTCAACCAATCATTAAAAAAGTATTGCAGGGAGAGGCTTTTGCTTATCCCGATTTTAAATTAGGTTTAAATAACAACGGCTCCATAGAAGAGGTTTATCTTGATTTTTCATGTACGCCCATTACCGATGAATACATGAATGTTCACGGTGTATTGATGATATGTTTTGAAACCACTGCCAGTTTAAGCGATCTGAAAGACGCTCAGCAAAGCAATAAAGAAATATCCCGCTCAAACCGCGAGCTGGTCACCGATAATGAACAACTATCCGGCAGTCAGCAAAACCTGCGTAGGATAGTTTATGAGTTAGCCGAAAGCGAACATCGCATACGTTCGATTATTGATAACGCGCCTTTTCCAATAGGCGTTTATCTTGGAGCCGACCTGCGTGTATCTCTGGCTAACCAGGCTATAATTGATGTTTGGGGTAAGGGACCAAATGTAATAGGAAAACCTTACAAAGAGATACTGCCCGAATTGGTCAATCAGGCGGTTTTTGAACAGTTGGATGCGGTTTATCGCACCGGGAAAACCTTTCATGCCCGCAACCAACAGCTTGATCTGGTGGTTAACGGATTGTCTACCACTTCGTATTTCAATTATAGCTTTAATGCGCTACGAGACCAGGAAGGTAAAATTTACGGTGTAATGAACACAGCTGCCGACGTTACCGATGCTGTTGTAGCAAGACAACGTGTTGAAGAAGCATCTGATGAATTAGCCGCATTGAACGAAGAACTCGCTGCTTCTAATGAGGAGATGCAATCGGTAAACGAAGAATTGCAGTCTGTTAATGAGGAGTTAGCCAGTACCAACGAAGAGCTCAATGAAAGCAGGCAACAACTGGAGGCTGCCAACGAAGAGCTGGCTGCAAGCATGTCTCGGTTGCGCATGGCTATTGAGTCTACCGGCTTAGGCACATGGGAGTACATTCCTACCACGGGAGAGCTATTTTGGTCGACTGAGTTGCGGGAAATATATGGCATGTCAGCCAGCGAACCTGCCACAATGGAAGGCTTTGACGCACATATCCATCCCGACGATTATGTATGGGTACACCAGCATATTGCCAGTGCAATGAGTCCTGCTACAGGGGGGCGGTATGATCTTAATTATAGAATAACACGCTTTGATAATAACGAAATCCGCTGGATAAAGGTGCAGGGTTCTGTTTATTTTGAGAATGAGCAGCCGGTCAGATTTATAGGAACTGCTTTTGACATTACTGAAATGAAGCTGGCTGAAGAACAAACCGCTAAACTGGCAGCCATCATAGCCTCGTCAGACGATGCCATCATCAGCAAAAATTTCGATAGCATAATAACCAGTTGGAATACTTCTGCCGAACGTATATTCGGCTACACCGCTGACGAAATGCTCGGAGAGAGCTTATATAAATTGATACCCGCAGACAGGCATCACGAAGAACCGCTTATCCTTTCCAGCGTTAGAGAAGGAAAGAGGGTGCAGCATTTTGAGACCAAAAGGTTAACAAAAGACGGCCGCTTAATTGATGTATCGGTAACCGTATCTCCCATTCGCGATAAACAGGGAAACATAATTGGCCTTTCCAAAATTGCAAGGGATATTACTGAGAGAAAGCTGGATGAAATTCGTAAAAATGATTTTATAGGCATGGTAAGCCATGAACTCAAAACGCCGTTAACATCTTTAAGTGCCATATTGCAAGTAACTAAAGCCAAGTTGAACAACAGCGATGACGCATTTTTAGCCGGGGCTATGCAAAAGGCTAACCTGCAGGTTAAACGCATGACGGCTATGATCAACGGCTTTTTAAACATTTCTCGGCTGGAGTCGGGTAAAATATTGATTCAAAAACAGGCATTCGATCTGGCAAAGCTTATAGCCGGTGTGGTGGATGAAGTGAAGGTTACAGCAACAACCCATACAATTATTATTAAAGATTGCCAAGAAATTGAAGTTAACGCAGATGAGGATAAAATACAATCTGTTATATCTAACCTTATCAGTAATGCGATTAAGTATTCTCCTATTGGCTCGGAGGTACAAGTTAGTTGCGCGATGTTTAATAATGAAGCGGTTGTGGGTATAAAAGACCAGGGTATAGGTATAAAACCGGCAGATGCAGAAAGGATATTTGACCGCTATTATCGAGTAGAAACCCTTGATACAAAACATATTTCGGGTTTTGGTATTGGGCTTTATTTAAGCGCCGAGATCATTCAACACCATAATGGCCGCATATGGTTAGACAGCGAACCGGGAAAAGGATCAACCTTTTATTTCAGCTTGCCGTTATTAAATGTATAA